In one window of Candidatus Limnocylindrales bacterium DNA:
- a CDS encoding class I SAM-dependent methyltransferase → MNDPQREPQTSPMSFVPALGADWLTPLYDTVALLTGERFFKRRLVTVAGIRAGHDVLDLGCGTGTLALMVKQACEQANVTGLDLDPKILAIARRKVDAAGVAIELRQGSATAPPFERASFDRVLTTLMLHHLTTAQKREALSAARTLLRPGGELHIADWGRPHNALMRIAAISFRLLDGDETTAANLAGELPSLVSAAGFRDVAETERWMTPFGTLAFIRARVPSEARAV, encoded by the coding sequence ATGAACGATCCGCAACGCGAGCCGCAGACCTCACCGATGTCGTTCGTCCCCGCGCTCGGCGCGGACTGGCTGACGCCGCTCTACGACACCGTGGCGCTGCTGACGGGAGAGCGGTTCTTCAAGCGCCGTCTGGTCACCGTCGCGGGCATCCGGGCGGGGCACGACGTTCTCGATCTCGGCTGCGGCACCGGAACGCTGGCGCTGATGGTCAAGCAGGCGTGCGAGCAGGCGAACGTGACGGGGCTCGATCTGGACCCGAAGATCCTGGCCATCGCCAGGCGCAAGGTCGACGCGGCGGGCGTTGCCATCGAGCTGCGGCAGGGGTCGGCGACCGCTCCGCCTTTCGAGCGCGCATCGTTCGACCGCGTGCTGACGACGCTGATGCTGCACCACCTGACGACGGCGCAGAAACGCGAAGCGCTCTCGGCAGCACGAACACTGCTGCGCCCAGGCGGCGAGCTGCACATCGCCGATTGGGGAAGGCCGCACAATGCTCTCATGCGCATCGCCGCGATCAGCTTCCGGTTGCTCGACGGCGACGAGACGACGGCCGCCAATCTGGCCGGCGAGCTGCCGTCGCTGGTGAGCGCGGCAGGCTTCCGCGACGTGGCGGAAACGGAGCGGTGGATGACTCCGTTCGGCACTCTCGCCTTCATTCGTGCGCGCGTGCCGTCGGAAGCGAGGGCGGTCTAG
- a CDS encoding isoprenylcysteine carboxylmethyltransferase family protein, with translation MPLVALIGLVLFGVLAFGLRAWIHYRRTGTTGFVGLTGAVGSLEWLAGVMFAAALALAVAAPLADLAGWTHRLPWDGPAAHAAGIVLFACGLAGTLWAQLAMGDSWRIGVDASARTDLVDGGPFRWVRNPIFTAMTFALLGLLLLVPTVLSLAAVAALVLALELQVRWVEEPYLEATHGRRYREYAARTGRFLPGIGRWEQGGRPGQRTAQEKTT, from the coding sequence ATGCCACTCGTTGCCCTGATCGGTCTCGTTCTCTTCGGTGTTCTGGCCTTCGGCCTGCGCGCCTGGATTCACTACCGCCGCACCGGCACCACCGGCTTCGTCGGGCTCACCGGCGCCGTGGGATCGCTCGAATGGCTGGCGGGAGTGATGTTCGCAGCCGCGCTCGCGCTGGCGGTGGCCGCACCTTTGGCCGATCTTGCAGGCTGGACGCATCGTCTGCCGTGGGACGGGCCTGCCGCCCACGCCGCTGGGATCGTGTTGTTCGCGTGCGGTCTGGCCGGAACGTTGTGGGCGCAGCTCGCGATGGGCGATTCGTGGCGGATCGGCGTCGATGCCAGCGCGCGCACGGACCTGGTGGACGGCGGGCCGTTTCGCTGGGTTCGCAATCCCATCTTCACGGCCATGACGTTTGCGCTGCTGGGGTTGCTGCTTCTGGTGCCGACTGTTCTCTCCCTTGCGGCGGTGGCCGCGCTGGTGCTGGCGCTCGAGCTCCAGGTGCGCTGGGTCGAGGAGCCGTATCTGGAGGCAACGCACGGGCGCCGCTATCGCGAGTATGCGGCGCGCACCGGTCGTTTCCTTCCCGGCATCGGCCGCTGGGAGCAGGGCGGCCGGCCTGGGCAGCGAACTGCGCAGGAGAAAACGACATGA
- a CDS encoding TetR/AcrR family transcriptional regulator, whose amino-acid sequence MPRTRRIDTLRPRKQPLQSRSRDTVTAILKAAAQVFTSRGYAGTTTNHIAERAGVSIGSLYEYFPNKDALLVALMEEHIRQGEVILARVALEAPSGPGHVREMISRFVTAMVDLHARDRQLHRVLFEEAPLPRRVRRQLAEVEERITARVADYLRMHPAVTRRDPALAAAVVVQTVEGLTHRLVVHGEGPARSQAYVEEIVTLVTAYLNASA is encoded by the coding sequence ATGCCCCGCACCCGCCGCATCGACACGCTTCGCCCGCGAAAACAGCCGCTTCAGAGCCGGTCGCGCGACACCGTGACGGCGATCCTCAAAGCCGCGGCTCAGGTTTTCACGTCCCGCGGGTACGCCGGCACCACCACCAATCACATCGCCGAGCGCGCCGGCGTCTCGATCGGATCCCTGTACGAGTACTTCCCCAACAAGGATGCGCTCCTGGTGGCCCTCATGGAGGAGCACATTCGCCAGGGCGAGGTCATCCTGGCGCGCGTGGCCCTGGAGGCTCCGAGCGGCCCTGGTCACGTTCGCGAGATGATCAGCCGTTTCGTGACGGCGATGGTGGACTTGCACGCGCGGGACCGACAGCTGCACCGCGTGTTGTTCGAGGAGGCGCCGCTGCCTCGCCGCGTGCGCCGCCAGCTCGCCGAGGTGGAGGAGCGCATCACCGCGCGAGTGGCCGATTACCTTCGCATGCATCCGGCGGTGACTCGCCGCGACCCCGCGCTTGCCGCTGCCGTCGTCGTGCAGACGGTCGAAGGGCTGACACACCGGCTCGTCGTGCATGGAGAGGGGCCGGCGCGGTCGCAGGCGTACGTCGAAGAGATCGTGACTCTGGTGACGGCCTACCTCAACGCTTCGGCCTGA